In Syngnathus typhle isolate RoL2023-S1 ecotype Sweden unplaced genomic scaffold, RoL_Styp_1.0 HiC_scaffold_38, whole genome shotgun sequence, the following proteins share a genomic window:
- the LOC133147256 gene encoding uncharacterized protein K02A2.6-like — protein MAGMIGSIGPFDESVERWGSYTERFDYFAMANDIKEEKLVPTFLSVMGPKTFTLLRDLLQPEEPGSKTYREIVDVLANHLSPKPLVIAERFRFHRRSQEEGESVTQFVAGLRKLAEHCEFRDVLNDTLRDRLVCGLRNEAAQKRLLTESDLTLEKAINISVTMEMAKKEAQQLSATERVHQLNNDKPNAQGPCFRCGRSGHLASTCWCKEMDCRNCGKKGHIERACRSKQDMDKSSRAGNRSDNMKYKQKRHVRTVCHDDGRNSDSSEEEVPVNTIRAMNVGESSDGYWAVPKLEGHVVKMQIDTGSKASLVSHKIYRKLMRHLPLRPSDTVFKAYTGHRVHMEGMTDVTVQYHGRTKRLPLYVTKGNHPAIMGRTWLQGIRLDWQAIRKLSHRSSPLQEILEKHEEVFRDELGSMKDITVKLHVKPGSKPVFMKARPVPYAIRSKVEADLDALVKNGVLEPVTISEWATPIVPVPKKDGGIRTCGDFKVTLNPVLAAEQYPLPLIDDLFAGLSGGQKFSKVDLSQAYLQMHVEKESREMLTINTHKGLFRYCRLPFGITSAPALFQRAMDQILSGLPGVQCYLDDILCTGSTDDEHLRNLDATLQRLKAYGLRVRKDKCDFFKPSVEYLGHVIDAEGLHTAPSKVAAVVDAPPPQNISQLRSFLGLLNYYGRFISNLSSLLQPLHELLRRDKPWKWTASCQEAFEKAKGALTTSKVLTHFNPSLPLQLACDASPYGVGAILSHVLPGGEEKPIAFASRTLNKTESNYAQLEREALSIVFGVRKFHQYLYGRKFTLLTDHRPLTTILGPHTGIPSLAACRLQRWALLLSAHAYDIRYRKSDFHCNADGLSRLPLPVTRPESDTVDLFYFREVERAPVSAVQVKRETRNDPELSAVVDIVVKGRSAGDNASLKPFLGRRLQLSVQSGCLLWGRRVVIPRSLRSKVLQQLHSGHSGIVRMKEIARSYFWWPNMDQQIEELAKSCPSCHRVRNNPPLAPLHPWEFPQGPWHRVHIDFAGPVEDRMFLIAVDAHSKWPEVAIMRSTTAEKTIEKLGELFSRFGSPAQLVSDNGPQFVSQEMAVFLQANGVQHIKSAPYHPATNGLAERFVQTMKHALKTSQGQGTLHQRLHHFLLTYRNSPHATTKTSPASLMLKRDLRTTFDLLKPSAVKDIVQGQQEKQVRCRGQEGKGRVFKPGDSVLARNYRGEPKWIPATVIAQTGPVSYTVQTSDGVWRRHVDQLLQTQLGPAELSLKDLPDSSAHVKTPVPIPSQVQDSITLAPPVPAEDAHETETLTSPFAEAPATSSPLVDRGADPVPPDRRYPIRERRAPARLDL, from the coding sequence ATGGCCGGAATGATTGGCTCAATTGGTCCCTTTGACGAAAGTGTTGAACGATGGGGCTCGTATACTGAGCGTTTCGATTACTTCGCCATGGCTAATGATATAAAGGAGGAGAAGCTGGTGCCCACGTTTTTGAGTGTAATGGGGCCGAAAACGTTTACCTTGCTACGTGACCTACTGCAACCAGAAGAGCCCGGCAGTAAAACATACCGAGAAATAGTGGATGTACTGGCAAACCATCTTTCACCGAAACCCCTGGTAATCGCAGAAAGATTCCGATTTCACAGACGCAGCCAAGAAGAGGGCGAGTCGGTCACCCAGTTTGTGGCGGGCCTACGCAAGCTGGCTGAACACTGTGAGTTCCGGGAtgtgttaaatgacactttgagagacaGGCTGGTATGTGGACTTAGGAACGAGGCAGCACAGAAGAGATTACTCACAGAAAGTGACTTGACTTTGGAGAAGGCCATTAACATCAGTGTAACAATGGAAATGGCGAAAAAGGAGGCCCAGCAACTAAGTGCTACAGAAAGAGTGCACCAACTCAACAATGATAAACCGAACGCGCAAGGGCCATGTTTTCGCTGTGGTAGATCTGGACATCTTGCATCAACGTGCTGGTGCAAAGAGATGGACTGTCGTAACTGTGGAAAAAAAGGGCACATAGAGCGGGCGTGCCGAAGTAAACAGGACATGGACAAAAGTTCAAGGGCTGGGAACAGAAGTgacaatatgaaatataaacaaaaaaggcatGTGCGCACCGTTTGCCATGATGATGGAAGAAATAGTGATTCTTCGGAGGAAGAAGTGCCTGTAAATACTATACGAGCGATGAATGTAGGTGAGAGCTCAGATGGCTACTGGGCTGTACCCAAGTTGGAGGGACATGTGGTGAAAATGCAGATAGACACAGGATCAAAGGCATCACTAGTGTCACACAAGATCTACAGGAAACTCATGAGGCACCTTCCACTACGTCCATCAGACACAGTGTTTAAGGCATATACGGGACATCGAGTGCACATGGAAGGGATGACGGATGTGACTGTTCAGTACCATGGGCGGACAAAAAGGCTTCCCCTTTATGTGACCAAGGGAAATCATCCTGCCATAATGGGGCGTACATGGCTACAGGGAATCCGGCTGGACTGGCAAGCGATAAGGAAACTGTCACACCGTTCCTCTCCGCTACAAGAAATACTCGAGAAACACGAAGAGGTTTTCCGTGATGAATTAGGCAGCATGAAAGATATAACCGTTAAGTTACATGTCAAACCTGGTAGCAAGCCTGTGTTTATGAAAGCTAGACCAGTACCATACGCCATCCGATCCAAGGTAGAAGCTGACTTGGACGCCCTGGTCAAGAATGGGGTTTTGGAGCCGGTGACCATCAGTGAGTGGGCCACACCCATCGTTCCCGTACCAAAAAAAGATGGGGGAATTCGGACCTGTGGAGATTTCAAGGTAACACTTAACCCGGTGTTAGCAGCAGAGCAATATCCACTTCCCCTAATTGATGACTTGTTTGCTGGACTGAGTGGGGGACAAAAATTCAGTAAGGTAGATCTCAGTCAGGCTTACCTACAAATGCATGTAGAAAAAGAGTCACGTGAAATGTTGACCATTAACACACACAAGGGTCTCTTCAGATACTGCAGACTGCCGTTCGGCATCACGTCAGCCCCGGCACTTTTTCAGCGAGCGATGGATCAGATCCTTAGTGGGTTGCCTGGGGTACAGTGCTACCTTGACGATATCCTGTGCACTGGATCTACCGATGACGAGCACCTGCGCAACTTGGATGCTACCCTTCAAAGGCTGAAGGCCTACGGCTTAAGAGTCCGTAAGGACAAATGTGACTTCTTCAAGCCATCTGTGGAATATCTGGGGCATGTGATCGATGCAGAAGGACTGCACACTGCACCATCAAAAGTGGCAGCTGTCGTGGACGcgcccccaccccaaaacatCAGCCAGCTACGATCTTTCTTAGGTCTGCTGAACTATTACGGACGCTTCATCTCCAATCTGTCATCACTGCTTCAACCCCTGCACGAACTGTTACGCCGAGACAAACCGTGGAAGTGGACAGCCAGCTGTCAGGAGGCTTTTGAAAAGGCTAAAGGAGCGCTGACTACGTCCAAGGTCCTGACGCACTTCAACCCATCACTTCCACTGCAGCTCGCCTGTGACGCCTCTCCTTACGGAGTAGGGGCGATTCTCTCTCATGTCCTGCCGGGTGGTGAGGAAAAGCCAATCGCTTTTGCATCGAGGACATTGAACAAAACAGAGTCTAACTATGCTCAACTGGAACGAGAGGCACTGAGCATTGTTTTTGGAGTTAGGAAATTCCATCAATACTTATATGGGAGGAAGTTTACGCTCCTGACGGACCATCGGCCCCTCACCACCATCCTCGGTCCGCACACTGGAATACCGTCTCTTGCTGCATGCCGACTGCAGAGGTGGGCTTTGTTGTTGTCGGCGCATGCATATGACATCAGGTATCGAAAATCAGACTTCCACTGCAATGCGGATGGCTTGTCCCGATTGCCCTTGCCTGTCACAAGGCCGGAGTCGGACACGGTGGACCTTTTCTACTTCAGGGAGGTGGAGAGAGCACCTGTCTCTGCAGTGCAGGTAAAAAGGGAAACTCGGAATGACCCGGAGTTATCTGCGGTCGTGGACATTGTCGTTAAGGGTCGATCTGCTGGCGATAATGCGAGTCTGAAGCCTTTCCTCGGGAGGAGATTGCAACTGTCTGTCCAGTCTGGGTGTCTACTCTGGGGTAGGAGGGTGGTCATACCACGGTCACTTCGCTCAAAAGTGCTGCAGCAACTGCATTCGGGACACAGCGGAATAGTCCGAATGAAAGAAATAGCGAGAAGCTATTTTTGGTGGCCGaacatggatcaacaaattgaaGAGTTGGCCAAAAGCTGTCCATCATGCCACCGAGTCAGGAACAATCCTCCACTAGCGCCTCTTCACCCCTGGGAATTCCCACAAGGACCATGGCACCGGGTGCACATTGATTTTGCGGGACCAGTGGAGGACAGGATGTTCCTTATTGCTGTGGATGCACACAGCAAATGGCCAGAGGTGGCTATCATGAGATCAACCACTGCAGAAAAGACTATCGAAAAGTTAGGGGAACTGTTTAGTCGGTTTGGATCTCCTGCCCAGCTAGTCTCTGACAATGGACCCCAATTTGTCTCACAAGAAATGGCAGTGTTCCTGCAAGCTAACGGTGTCCAACACATTAAGTCGGCCCCCTACCACcccgcaacaaatgggcttgctGAGAGATTTGTTCAAACCATGAAGCATGccttgaaaacatcacaaggacAAGGAACACTACATCAGAGATTGCACCACTTCTTACTAACCTATCGGAACAGTCCGCATGCCACCACCAAGACATCTCCTGCTAGCCTGATGCTAAAGAGAGACCTGCGCACCACGTTTGACCTCTTGAAGCCCTCAGCAGTGAAGGACATTGTCCAAGGTCAGCAGGAAAAACAGgttaggtgcagaggacaggagGGCAAAGGAAGAGttttcaagccaggagactctgTGTTGGCAAGGAACTACCGTGGCGAACCAAAGTGGATTCCTGCCACTGTTATTGCGCAAACGGGACCAGTATCTTATACTGTCCAAACATCTGATGGTGTATGGAGAAGACATGTTGATCAACTCCTGCAGACTCAGTTAGGGCCAGCAGAGCTGTCCCTCAAAGATCTTCCTGATAGCTCTGCCCACGTCAAAACGCCGGTTCCCATACCCTCCCAAGTGCAGGACTCAATCACACTCGCGCCACCAGTCCCAGCTGAGGATGCGCATGAGACAGAGACTCTGACTTCTCCCTTTGCAGAAGCTCCTGCAACAAGTTCACCATTGGTCGACCGTGGAGCTGATCCTGTGCCCCCAGATAGGAGATATCCTATCAGAGAGCGGCGAGCTCCTGCGCGCTTGGACTTATAG